Proteins from a single region of Chitinophagales bacterium:
- a CDS encoding metallophosphoesterase gives MKSILFFASFVVFIATVDFYAYQAIKTFFDQNSKTGNIIKIFYWSIPLFLILTIIFISTQGYQNTPLWVKRTAGGLFFFGLLAKFFIIFWLFGEDIYRVSTFLFQKVFGNGEATFADRRKFISRMSLISALAPIGILTYGVVKNAYNYKFYNQKIKIPNLPENFKGKKIIQLSDIHAGTFNKTAPIEKVVAEINKLQPDYIFFTGDLVNDLATEMDDYLPIFKKLEAKYGIYSILGNHDYGDYAFGPHDSPEKTANFNAFLQVHKKLGWDLMRNENRRLEIDGQSIGLIGVENYSEGGRFVSYGDLAKAYKGIENEATKILLSHDPSHWDAVINKNFKDIDLTLSGHTHGFQFGVETKWLKWSPSQYTYKQWAGLYQKEKQQIYVNRGFGNLGYPGRIGILPEVTVIELA, from the coding sequence ATGAAATCTATCTTATTTTTTGCCTCTTTTGTAGTGTTTATTGCTACTGTAGATTTTTATGCTTACCAAGCTATAAAAACTTTTTTTGACCAAAATTCTAAAACAGGAAACATAATAAAAATATTTTATTGGTCTATTCCTTTGTTTTTAATTTTAACTATTATTTTTATAAGTACCCAAGGCTACCAAAATACACCTTTGTGGGTAAAAAGAACCGCAGGAGGATTATTCTTTTTTGGTTTATTGGCTAAGTTCTTCATTATATTTTGGCTTTTTGGCGAAGATATTTACAGAGTTTCTACCTTTTTATTTCAAAAAGTGTTTGGAAATGGCGAAGCAACTTTTGCCGATAGAAGGAAATTTATAAGCCGTATGTCGTTAATTTCAGCTTTAGCTCCCATAGGTATTTTAACGTATGGAGTAGTTAAAAATGCTTATAATTATAAGTTTTACAATCAAAAAATTAAAATACCCAACTTACCCGAAAATTTTAAAGGCAAAAAAATAATTCAACTTTCTGATATACATGCCGGCACCTTTAACAAAACTGCTCCAATAGAAAAAGTAGTAGCAGAAATAAATAAACTGCAACCCGACTATATCTTCTTTACTGGCGATTTAGTAAATGATTTAGCTACAGAAATGGATGATTATCTTCCTATTTTTAAAAAGTTAGAAGCTAAATATGGCATTTACAGCATTTTAGGAAATCACGATTATGGCGATTACGCTTTTGGTCCGCACGATTCCCCCGAAAAAACAGCCAATTTTAATGCTTTTTTACAAGTGCATAAAAAATTGGGTTGGGATTTAATGCGAAACGAAAATAGACGCCTTGAAATAGACGGACAAAGTATAGGACTAATAGGTGTAGAAAACTACAGCGAAGGTGGAAGATTTGTAAGCTATGGCGATTTAGCTAAAGCATATAAAGGTATAGAAAACGAAGCTACAAAAATATTACTAAGCCACGATCCCAGCCATTGGGATGCCGTTATAAATAAAAATTTCAAAGATATTGATTTAACATTATCGGGACACACACACGGTTTTCAATTTGGAGTAGAAACCAAATGGCTGAAATGGAGCCCTTCGCAATATACTTATAAGCAATGGGCGGGTTTGTACCAAAAAGAGAAGCAACAAATATATGTAAACAGAGGCTTTGGAAACTTAGGCTACCCCGGCAGAATAGGTATTTTGCCCGAAGTAACAGTTATTGAGTTGGCTTGA
- a CDS encoding M48 family metallopeptidase, whose amino-acid sequence MNPNTIFIIIVLIIVFEFIFNKVLDYLNAKSWDSPRPKEVADLFDEQEYEKAKRYAQTKGKVALISGTVSLAVALAMLFFNGFALVDGWAKAITQNQILQALVFFAILVLATMLINLPFGIYNTFVVEEKFGFNKTTPKTFILDFFKGIILSAIVGGILLGALSWAYYKMGNNFWWIAWIIVSTFSLFFATFYTTLIVPIFNKLTPLEDGSLRENIENYAKKVHFPLKNIFVIDGSKRSSKANAFFSGMGKTKAIVLYDTLIANNTDEELTAVLAHEVGHYKMNHIKKSMAISIIQIAVLFFLFAWLSKSDALVAALGVSENSFHISFIAFSLLYAPISMILGIFMNLLSRKNEFEADNFAKTTYSGQALISSLKKLSKKHLSNLTPHPWYVFIHYSHPPLYERIRNILKK is encoded by the coding sequence ATGAACCCAAACACTATCTTTATTATCATTGTACTTATTATTGTTTTTGAATTTATTTTCAATAAAGTACTGGATTATTTGAATGCTAAAAGTTGGGATAGTCCCAGGCCCAAAGAAGTTGCCGACCTTTTTGATGAGCAGGAATATGAAAAAGCTAAAAGATATGCTCAAACTAAAGGCAAAGTGGCTTTAATTTCGGGTACAGTTAGTTTGGCGGTTGCATTAGCTATGTTGTTTTTCAATGGTTTTGCCTTGGTGGATGGTTGGGCAAAAGCCATAACTCAAAATCAAATATTGCAGGCTTTAGTTTTCTTTGCCATTTTAGTTCTAGCCACCATGCTTATTAACTTACCTTTTGGTATATACAATACATTTGTTGTAGAAGAAAAATTTGGATTTAACAAAACAACGCCTAAAACTTTTATTTTAGATTTTTTTAAAGGTATAATTTTAAGTGCCATTGTAGGCGGTATCCTATTGGGAGCTTTATCGTGGGCTTACTACAAAATGGGAAATAATTTTTGGTGGATAGCATGGATTATAGTAAGTACTTTTTCGTTGTTTTTTGCTACATTTTATACCACTTTAATTGTACCTATTTTTAATAAATTAACGCCTTTAGAAGATGGCAGTTTAAGAGAAAATATTGAAAACTATGCAAAAAAAGTACATTTTCCTTTAAAGAATATTTTTGTGATAGACGGCTCTAAACGCTCCAGTAAAGCCAACGCTTTTTTTAGTGGTATGGGCAAAACAAAAGCCATTGTACTGTACGATACTTTAATAGCAAATAACACCGATGAAGAGCTAACGGCTGTTTTGGCTCATGAAGTAGGGCACTACAAAATGAATCACATAAAAAAGAGTATGGCAATAAGTATTATTCAAATTGCCGTATTATTCTTTTTGTTTGCTTGGCTGTCAAAAAGTGATGCTTTAGTTGCGGCACTTGGCGTCAGCGAAAATAGTTTCCATATTAGCTTTATAGCTTTTTCATTACTTTACGCACCTATCTCTATGATTTTGGGAATTTTTATGAATCTATTGTCCCGAAAAAATGAATTTGAGGCAGATAATTTTGCCAAAACTACCTACAGCGGACAAGCTCTTATAAGTTCCTTAAAAAAATTATCTAAAAAACATTTAAGTAATTTAACACCACATCCGTGGTATGTATTTATTCATTACTCGCATCCGCCTTTGTATGAGAGGATTAGGAATATTTTGAAGAAATAG
- a CDS encoding gliding motility-associated C-terminal domain-containing protein, whose translation MKTNLLILLTFFTFTFGFSQNNYWIESNFKELNLKGTQYIFPNKYKSFKLNYSACKNYLFNAPMIDYNGNVKTSSFIITLPLPDGSFENFSVVESPVYEPEFAQKFPEIKTFLAYCANHPEWYTRLDITPHGFHAMILGTKNGTVLIDPITHNGGEVNDYFVYYKNDSQNKGDFECLLDEDTASNFQQKMGGNTAARFGTCELRTYRLAVACTGEYAQFHGGTVPLTAAAQVTTMNRVNGVYERDMAIHMNIIGNNNLLIYLNGATDPYTNNSGATMLNENQTNIDNVIGSSNYDIGHVFSTGGGGIAQLRSPCGTGKARGVTGQGAPIGDYFDIDYVAHEMGHQFGGNHTQNNNCNRNNATAVEPGSASTIMGYAGICAPDVQAHSDDYFHGINLEEIGNFITGTGNSCAVRTALSNNEPSVSYPATTITLPVSTPFALTATGSDPDNDTLTYCWEQMDNQTATMPPVSTATGGPNFRSFNPTTSPTRYFPNLPDVIAGNSPTWEVLPTVSRSMDFRVVVRDNATGGGCNDHTDISVNFVGSAGPFVVTYPTASGITWDGNTTETVTWNVANTGSGTTVNCGNVNILISYDGGVTFNDTLLANTPNDGSQIITVPNQATTTAIVMVQCAESNGTFFDVSNNVFTITAITNDFTVAANPTSLSVCSGSDAQYTIDVDKIGTFNSNVVLSLSGLPAGLSSSFSTNNQNPAYTSTLTIGNTAAVAVGTYNFTLNATGSTGTKTINLSLTLVDNLSGTVNLTSPANTATGVSVPTNFTWSSVSGASYTITIATDAALNNVVDYATGLNTASYTSSSLAANTTYYWQVEAYNNCDTIVSSIFSFTTVNCVIYNSTDVPITISSSGTPTINSDLTISGTVGVINDINVIDLTGTHTYISDLTFTLTSPNGTSVVLIDGICSSQNNFNINFDDEAANNNYPCPPTNGGNYIPENPLSAFDGEDANGTWILTIHDGYNQDGGALQTWGIEICFSAPPCNTVTENVSITACDSSQINGTWYYSSTTINDTLHNYFGAGCDSITAYALTINNTLTTSNNQTACDSAQVFGIWYYASQSVSQTYTAVSGCDSVHTVNLTINYASPTTTINNTTCDANLVGTNTTTFSNVNGCDSVVVTNTTLLPAAYGSVSVSGCDSALANGTWYFASTSFNDTLNNQAANGCDSIVTYTVNVTNSVATTENINACDSANVNGTWYYASQNIITNNTAANGCDSTHTVVLTISNQITTSNNQTACDSAQVFGTWYYASQSVSQTYTATSGCDSVHTVNLTINYASPTTTINNTTCDANLVGTNTTTFSNVNGCDSVVVTNTTLLPTAYGSVSVSGCDSALANGTWYYASTSFNDTLNNQATNGCDSIVTYTVSVSNSLATTENINACDSANVNGTWYYASQNIVANNTAANGCDSTHTVVLTISNQITTSNNQTACDSAQVFGTWYYASQSVSQTYTATSGCDSVHTVNLTINYASPTTTINTTTCDANLVGTNTTTFSNVNGCDSVVITNTTLLPTAYGSVSVSGCDSALANGTWYYASTSFNDTLNNQAANGCDSIVTYAVSVSNSVATTENINACDSANVNGTWYYASQNIVTNNTAANGCDSTHTVVLTISNQITTSNNQTACDSAQVFGTWYYASQSVSQTYMAVSGCDSVHTVNLTINYASPTTTINNTTCDANLVGTNTTTFNTVNGCDSVVITNTTLLPTAYGSVSVSGCDSALVNGTWYFASTSFNDTLNNQAANGCDSIVTYTVSISNSVATTENINACDSANVNGTWYFASQNIVTNSTAANGCDSTHTVVLNIYNQITTSNNQTACDSAQVFGTWYYASQSVSQTYTAVSGCDSVHTVNLTINHASPTTTINNTTCDANLVGTNTTTFSNVNGCDSVVITNTTLLPAAYGAVSVSGCDSALANGTWYYASTSFNDTLNNQAANGCDSIVTYTVSVSNSVFSVDTSWVCGNEDSTLYVSHFTAQNGCDSTYYHLVFSINQTDSTFLTSTTCQAENAGIFTDTFTNVYGCDSVVIENIAYQPFEVLVNASDTIIYKGNEVILYSEGENTTSYYWTVNNNAVSTDSSFADYPTETVTYYLLASDGICDGMDSITIQVLLENTPLIPNSFTPNGDILNDIFRVVNADKYSNITMKIYNRWGAEVYYGSGSNPGWDGTFKLENQPIDNYNYVIVLESFSGKITTITGSLALFR comes from the coding sequence ATGAAAACAAATTTACTTATTTTACTTACTTTCTTTACTTTCACTTTCGGGTTTTCTCAAAACAATTATTGGATAGAAAGCAATTTTAAAGAACTCAATCTTAAAGGAACGCAATATATTTTCCCCAACAAATACAAAAGTTTTAAGTTAAATTATTCGGCTTGTAAAAACTACTTATTTAATGCTCCAATGATTGATTACAATGGAAATGTAAAAACATCTTCCTTTATAATTACCCTGCCTTTGCCCGATGGTAGTTTTGAAAATTTTAGTGTAGTAGAATCGCCCGTATATGAGCCGGAGTTTGCTCAAAAATTTCCGGAAATCAAAACTTTTTTAGCTTACTGTGCCAATCATCCGGAGTGGTACACTCGTTTAGATATAACGCCACACGGTTTTCATGCCATGATTTTGGGAACTAAAAACGGAACGGTTTTAATAGACCCTATAACGCACAATGGCGGAGAAGTAAATGATTATTTTGTGTATTACAAAAATGATTCCCAGAATAAAGGCGATTTTGAATGTCTGCTTGATGAAGATACAGCATCTAATTTCCAACAGAAAATGGGAGGCAATACGGCAGCACGTTTTGGCACTTGCGAGCTGAGAACCTACCGCCTTGCCGTGGCTTGCACAGGCGAATATGCTCAATTTCATGGCGGCACTGTTCCTTTAACGGCTGCGGCTCAAGTTACCACTATGAACCGTGTTAATGGCGTATATGAAAGAGATATGGCTATTCACATGAATATTATTGGTAATAATAATTTGCTTATTTATTTGAATGGAGCTACCGACCCTTATACCAATAATAGCGGGGCAACAATGCTTAATGAAAATCAAACAAATATTGATAATGTTATAGGTTCATCTAATTATGATATAGGACATGTTTTTAGTACAGGTGGAGGCGGTATTGCTCAGTTGCGTTCCCCTTGTGGAACAGGTAAAGCCAGAGGCGTAACAGGACAAGGTGCACCTATTGGCGATTATTTTGATATAGACTATGTGGCTCATGAAATGGGACATCAGTTTGGCGGAAACCATACACAAAACAATAACTGCAATAGAAACAATGCCACGGCTGTAGAACCCGGAAGTGCTTCTACTATAATGGGTTATGCAGGTATTTGTGCTCCCGATGTGCAAGCTCATAGCGATGATTATTTCCATGGAATTAATTTAGAAGAAATAGGCAATTTTATAACAGGCACAGGCAATTCTTGTGCGGTAAGAACGGCTTTAAGTAATAATGAACCAAGTGTTTCGTATCCTGCTACTACTATAACTTTGCCCGTAAGTACGCCTTTTGCATTAACAGCTACCGGTAGCGATCCCGATAATGACACCTTAACCTACTGCTGGGAGCAAATGGACAACCAAACAGCCACTATGCCTCCGGTAAGTACTGCTACGGGAGGACCTAATTTTAGGAGTTTTAACCCCACAACAAGCCCTACACGATATTTCCCTAATCTGCCCGATGTAATAGCAGGAAACAGCCCTACTTGGGAAGTGCTGCCTACGGTTTCAAGATCTATGGATTTTAGAGTGGTGGTGCGAGATAATGCTACAGGCGGAGGTTGTAATGACCACACAGACATAAGCGTTAATTTTGTAGGAAGTGCCGGTCCTTTTGTGGTTACATACCCTACGGCAAGCGGTATAACGTGGGACGGAAATACTACAGAAACCGTTACTTGGAATGTAGCAAACACAGGTTCGGGAACTACGGTAAATTGTGGCAATGTAAACATACTTATTTCTTACGATGGTGGTGTTACTTTTAATGATACCTTATTAGCCAATACGCCAAATGACGGAAGTCAAATAATTACCGTACCAAATCAAGCTACAACTACTGCTATTGTTATGGTGCAATGTGCGGAATCTAACGGAACATTTTTTGATGTGTCTAATAATGTATTTACCATTACAGCTATTACCAATGATTTTACGGTAGCGGCAAACCCTACAAGCCTAAGTGTGTGTAGCGGTTCTGATGCTCAATACACTATTGATGTAGATAAAATTGGTACATTTAATAGTAATGTGGTTTTAAGTTTGAGTGGTTTACCTGCCGGATTAAGTAGTAGTTTTTCTACCAATAATCAAAATCCTGCCTACACATCTACACTTACTATTGGAAATACGGCTGCTGTAGCAGTCGGTACTTATAATTTTACGCTAAATGCTACGGGAAGCACGGGTACAAAAACAATAAATTTATCGCTTACTCTTGTAGATAATTTAAGTGGAACGGTAAATTTAACTTCTCCTGCAAATACGGCAACGGGTGTTTCTGTACCTACTAATTTCACTTGGTCAAGTGTTTCGGGAGCATCTTATACCATAACTATTGCTACAGATGCGGCATTAAACAATGTGGTAGATTATGCAACAGGATTAAACACTGCCAGCTATACTTCGTCTTCATTGGCTGCAAATACTACCTATTATTGGCAAGTAGAAGCCTACAATAATTGTGATACTATAGTAAGTAGTATTTTTAGTTTTACAACAGTAAATTGTGTCATATACAACAGTACCGATGTGCCCATTACTATTTCATCATCGGGAACTCCTACTATTAATTCAGATTTAACCATTTCTGGAACGGTAGGTGTTATTAATGATATAAATGTTATTGATTTAACGGGAACTCATACTTATATCAGCGATTTAACCTTTACTTTAACAAGTCCAAACGGAACGTCCGTTGTTTTGATAGATGGTATTTGTAGTTCTCAAAATAATTTTAATATAAATTTTGATGATGAGGCGGCTAATAATAATTATCCTTGTCCGCCTACAAATGGAGGTAATTACATTCCCGAAAATCCTTTGTCTGCTTTTGATGGCGAAGATGCTAATGGAACATGGATTTTGACTATTCACGATGGTTATAATCAAGATGGAGGTGCTTTGCAAACGTGGGGAATTGAAATATGTTTTAGTGCACCACCTTGCAATACTGTAACAGAAAATGTAAGTATTACCGCTTGTGATTCTTCGCAAATTAATGGCACTTGGTATTATAGCTCTACTACAATTAACGATACACTACATAATTATTTTGGAGCTGGTTGCGACTCTATAACAGCTTATGCACTTACTATAAATAATACACTAACTACTTCCAATAATCAAACGGCTTGCGATTCGGCACAAGTATTTGGTATTTGGTATTATGCTTCGCAAAGTGTTTCGCAAACTTACACAGCAGTTTCGGGTTGCGATTCGGTGCATACCGTCAATTTAACAATCAACTATGCTTCGCCTACCACAACTATAAATAATACAACTTGTGATGCCAATTTAGTAGGCACAAATACTACCACATTTAGCAATGTAAACGGCTGTGATTCTGTAGTGGTAACCAACACTACTTTATTGCCTGCGGCTTATGGTTCTGTTAGCGTTTCGGGCTGTGATTCTGCTTTAGCAAACGGCACTTGGTATTTTGCTTCTACTTCGTTTAATGATACCTTAAACAATCAAGCTGCCAATGGTTGCGATTCTATTGTAACTTATACAGTTAATGTTACCAATTCGGTAGCTACAACAGAAAATATTAATGCCTGCGATTCGGCAAATGTAAATGGCACTTGGTACTACGCTTCGCAAAATATTATAACAAATAATACGGCTGCTAACGGTTGTGATTCTACGCATACGGTTGTGCTTACTATTTCTAATCAAATAACTACTTCCAATAATCAAACCGCTTGCGATTCGGCACAAGTATTTGGTACTTGGTATTATGCTTCGCAAAGCGTTTCGCAAACTTACACAGCTACTTCGGGTTGCGATTCTGTGCATACCGTCAATTTAACAATCAATTACGCTTCGCCCACAACAACTATAAATAATACAACCTGCGATGCCAATTTAGTAGGCACAAATACTACCACATTTAGCAATGTAAACGGTTGCGATTCGGTAGTGGTAACCAACACCACTTTATTGCCTACGGCTTATGGTTCTGTTAGCGTTTCGGGCTGTGATTCTGCTTTGGCAAACGGCACTTGGTATTACGCTTCTACTTCGTTTAATGATACCTTAAACAATCAAGCTACTAATGGTTGCGATTCTATTGTTACTTACACAGTTAGTGTTTCCAATTCGCTAGCTACAACAGAAAATATCAATGCCTGTGATTCGGCAAATGTAAACGGTACTTGGTACTACGCTTCGCAAAATATTGTAGCAAATAATACGGCTGCTAACGGTTGTGATTCTACGCATACGGTTGTGCTTACTATTTCTAATCAAATAACTACTTCCAATAATCAAACCGCTTGTGATTCGGCACAAGTATTTGGTACTTGGTATTATGCTTCGCAAAGCGTTTCGCAGACATATACAGCTACTTCAGGTTGCGATTCTGTGCATACTGTCAATTTAACAATCAACTATGCTTCGCCTACCACAACTATAAACACCACAACCTGCGATGCCAATTTAGTAGGTACAAATACTACCACGTTTAGCAATGTAAACGGTTGCGATTCTGTAGTGATAACCAACACCACTTTATTGCCTACAGCTTATGGTTCTGTTAGTGTTTCGGGCTGCGATTCTGCTTTGGCAAACGGCACTTGGTATTATGCTTCTACTTCGTTTAATGATACTTTAAACAATCAAGCTGCTAATGGTTGCGATTCTATTGTTACTTATGCGGTTAGTGTTTCCAATTCGGTAGCTACAACAGAAAATATCAATGCCTGCGATTCGGCAAACGTAAACGGCACTTGGTACTACGCTTCGCAAAATATTGTAACGAATAATACGGCTGCTAACGGCTGTGATTCTACGCATACGGTTGTGCTTACTATTTCTAATCAAATAACTACTTCCAATAATCAAACCGCTTGTGATTCAGCACAAGTTTTTGGTACTTGGTATTATGCTTCGCAAAGCGTTTCGCAGACATACATGGCAGTTTCGGGTTGCGATTCGGTGCATACCGTCAATTTAACAATCAACTACGCTTCGCCTACCACAACTATAAACAATACAACCTGCGATGCCAATTTAGTAGGTACAAATACTACCACATTTAACACTGTAAACGGTTGCGATTCTGTAGTGATAACCAACACCACTTTATTGCCTACGGCTTATGGTTCTGTTAGTGTTTCGGGCTGTGATTCTGCTTTGGTAAACGGTACTTGGTATTTTGCTTCTACTTCGTTTAATGATACCTTAAACAATCAAGCTGCCAATGGCTGTGATTCTATTGTAACATATACGGTTAGCATTTCCAATTCGGTTGCTACAACAGAAAATATCAATGCCTGCGATTCGGCAAATGTAAACGGTACTTGGTACTTTGCTTCGCAAAATATTGTAACAAACAGTACGGCTGCTAACGGTTGTGATTCTACGCATACGGTTGTGCTAAATATTTATAATCAAATAACTACTTCCAATAATCAAACCGCTTGCGATTCAGCACAAGTATTTGGTACTTGGTATTATGCTTCGCAAAGCGTTTCGCAAACTTACACGGCAGTTTCGGGTTGCGATTCGGTGCATACCGTTAATTTAACTATCAACCATGCTTCGCCTACAACAACTATAAATAATACAACCTGCGATGCCAATTTAGTAGGCACAAATACTACCACATTTAGCAATGTAAACGGCTGCGATTCGGTAGTGATAACCAACACTACTTTATTGCCTGCGGCTTATGGTGCTGTTAGTGTTTCAGGCTGTGATTCTGCTTTGGCAAACGGCACTTGGTATTACGCTTCCACTTCGTTTAATGATACCTTAAACAATCAAGCTGCTAATGGTTGCGATTCTATTGTAACTTATACAGTTAGTGTTTCCAATTCGGTATTTAGTGTTGATACTTCTTGGGTTTGTGGCAATGAAGATTCAACCTTATATGTTTCTCATTTTACGGCTCAAAATGGTTGTGATTCTACTTATTATCACTTAGTTTTTTCTATAAATCAAACAGATAGTACATTCCTTACTTCTACTACTTGTCAAGCAGAAAATGCAGGTATTTTTACAGATACTTTTACTAATGTTTATGGTTGCGATTCTGTAGTGATAGAAAATATAGCATATCAGCCGTTTGAAGTATTGGTAAATGCAAGTGATACCATAATTTATAAAGGAAATGAAGTTATTTTATACAGTGAAGGAGAAAATACAACAAGTTATTATTGGACGGTAAATAATAATGCTGTTTCTACCGATTCCTCTTTTGCCGATTATCCTACCGAAACGGTAACTTATTATTTATTAGCGAGCGATGGAATATGTGATGGAATGGATAGTATTACGATTCAAGTACTTTTAGAAAATACGCCATTAATTCCTAATTCATTTACGCCAAATGGCGATATATTAAATGATATTTTCCGAGTAGTAAATGCGGATAAATACAGTAATATAACAATGAAAATATACAACCGTTGGGGAGCAGAAGTGTATTATGGAAGTGGCTCTAACCCGGGTTGGGATGGTACATTTAAACTTGAAAATCAGCCTATAGACAACTACAATTACGTTATAGTTTTAGAGTCTTTTTCCGGAAAAATTACAACCATAACAGGTAGTTTAGCTTTGTTTAGGTAA
- a CDS encoding glycerophosphodiester phosphodiesterase, translating into MKKTLLLTIIALANNLVFSQIDIQGHRGARGLYPENSIEGFIHALQLGVNTLEMDVVISADGKVVVSHDPYINATFCTDTAGHTIEKSKEKDFNIYKMTYNQIKKCDCGSVPHPNFPNQKKLKTYKPLLSEVMDTVEAFIRNNGFYPVKYNIETKSEVALDNIYQPEPSVFVEALMAVIKDKKIEDRVIIQSFDKRTIEYLHQKYPNIKTALLTVFSAKAKKEIKHLNFIPNILSPNYRSVNRRLVLYCKKNKIELIPWTVNNEKAMKRMIKLNVDGIITDYPNKLIEFLK; encoded by the coding sequence ATGAAAAAAACATTATTACTTACAATTATTGCGTTGGCTAATAATTTGGTATTTAGCCAAATAGATATACAAGGGCATAGAGGAGCAAGAGGTTTATATCCCGAAAACAGTATAGAAGGCTTTATACACGCTTTGCAGTTGGGCGTTAATACTTTAGAAATGGATGTGGTAATTTCTGCCGATGGCAAAGTAGTGGTTAGCCACGACCCATATATAAATGCAACTTTTTGTACCGATACGGCAGGGCATACCATTGAAAAAAGTAAAGAAAAGGATTTTAATATTTACAAAATGACTTATAATCAAATAAAGAAATGCGATTGTGGTAGTGTACCTCATCCCAATTTTCCGAACCAAAAGAAATTAAAGACATATAAACCATTACTTAGCGAAGTTATGGATACCGTTGAAGCTTTTATTAGAAATAATGGGTTTTATCCTGTTAAATACAATATAGAAACCAAATCGGAAGTTGCATTAGATAATATTTACCAGCCCGAACCAAGTGTTTTTGTAGAGGCATTAATGGCTGTAATAAAAGATAAAAAAATAGAAGATAGAGTAATTATTCAGTCGTTTGATAAAAGAACTATAGAATATTTGCATCAAAAATACCCCAATATTAAAACAGCGTTGTTAACTGTTTTTTCTGCTAAAGCTAAAAAAGAAATTAAGCATTTGAATTTTATACCCAATATTTTAAGCCCTAATTATAGAAGTGTAAACAGAAGGTTAGTTTTATATTGCAAAAAGAATAAGATTGAATTAATACCGTGGACAGTAAATAATGAAAAGGCAATGAAAAGAATGATAAAATTAAATGTTGATGGAATTATTACTGATTATCCGAACAAGCTAATTGAATTTTTAAAATGA
- a CDS encoding ribonuclease HII gives MLASFYKENSIEAGCDEAGRGCLAGPVVAAAVVLPTNFSNEMLNDSKQINEKNRNLLRTIIEQQALSYAVAFVDNDKIDEINILKASIYAMHLALDKLKIQPEHIIIDGNKFYPYQNIPFKTIVKGDAKYASIAAASILAKTYRDEFMLEQAKKYPNYLWENNKGYPTKAHREAIAEHGACPLHRKSFRLLKDEQMELF, from the coding sequence ATGTTAGCATCATTTTATAAAGAAAACAGTATAGAGGCAGGTTGCGATGAAGCGGGAAGAGGTTGTTTAGCTGGGCCAGTGGTGGCAGCGGCAGTTGTTTTACCTACAAATTTTTCTAATGAAATGCTTAACGATTCTAAACAAATAAATGAGAAAAACAGAAATTTACTTAGAACAATAATAGAACAGCAAGCTTTAAGTTATGCCGTAGCTTTTGTGGATAATGACAAAATAGATGAAATAAACATTCTTAAAGCATCAATATATGCTATGCATTTAGCTTTAGATAAACTAAAAATACAGCCGGAGCATATTATTATAGATGGCAATAAATTTTATCCTTATCAAAATATACCTTTTAAAACCATAGTAAAAGGAGATGCTAAATATGCTTCTATAGCAGCGGCATCTATATTGGCTAAAACATATAGAGATGAGTTTATGTTAGAGCAAGCTAAAAAATACCCTAATTATTTGTGGGAAAACAATAAAGGCTATCCTACAAAGGCACACCGAGAGGCTATAGCAGAGCATGGTGCTTGTCCATTACACCGCAAATCTTTTAGGCTGTTAAAAGATGAACAAATGGAGCTGTTTTAG